Within the Syngnathoides biaculeatus isolate LvHL_M chromosome 13, ASM1980259v1, whole genome shotgun sequence genome, the region AGATTAACCAAACAGTGTGAGAGCGAGGCTTTGTGCTGTTTATCCGGAGCTTCTCGACATACGTGCATTCACCAAAAACCGAATTTTTCATCACTTCCATACCGCATGTCGATTCTGCTCGATTCCCCGGCGAGTGAGAGACTCCAAAACATGGACACCGAGACAAAGAAACGGGCACCGTTGAGGTGAGTCGACAAAACCTTCCCGTCGATATTATAGCGATGAGGACTTCAATAAAATCGGGATGATGTTTTCACCCGCAGCCAAGCAAGCCTGAAGTCTCGGCTGCACTGCAGATCATTTCAAGGCTCGAGCACGAGAGGGTAGGTCCACCCTAAGTGACTAAATCTTAGCTGAAAACTACGGCAAGCATCTATTAAAGTCGCAACTTCCTCCCAATTTGAAAGGATTTGTTTCGAAGAGGTTTCCCAGTGGTCTCACTCCCTCGAGAAACTCATCGCATCGAAATGTAAGTGAAAGTTTTATCTCTGCCGGGTTCTCAGGGAGATTTGCCATTATGTCCTTCGACCGCTGACATTTCTGTGCCGTCAGATGGAACGAAGGTATTCCAGGCCTTCCTGAAGTCGGAATTCAGCGACGAAAACATGGAGTTTTGGTTGGTGTGTGAGGAATACAAGAAGATCCGATCCTCCTTCGGGATGAAATCCAAGGcgaaaaaaatctttcaacatTACATCCAGGCTGAGGCTCCCCGAGAGGTGCGCACGTTTTCCGAACCCACGTCGACTGACGGTTAATCCACGTGGAAGACGGCGGTctgtgctgtaaaaaaaaacttgttatGTGCACTGCAGATTAACATCGATCACAAAACCAGAGAGCTGATCAGGCGAAACGTGAAGACGGCCGGCGCCTGGTGCTTTGATGACGCTCAAAGGATCGTATACGGGCTCATGGAGAGAGATTCTTACCCGCGCTTCCTCAGGTCTGACGTCTATCGGGCTTTTCTGGACTCCATCTGACTCGGCGAAGACGGGAATACGCATATCCTCGTATTCCATATGTTTGGATTTTAAGCGAAATGCTTCTCTGCCTGGGAGGAGGTGAACATGCTCACTATGTGAGGACCAAACACGAGTGGCCTCTTTTTACCCCTAAAGCAGATGAAAAGCGCTTGTAAGCCGGAGTCACACATCTCCCGTGATGTATTCAACAATATTTGATAAATGCATACGCCAATCGTCAAACCAACGAAAAGAAACAACCACATCACTGCGGGGGTGTAAAAAGATCTACCAAGTGATAAGGTGGAAACAAACCAAATCCGCACTTGTGTCATGGTGTTGACCGTGATGGCACCTGCCGTACTATTAGGTACAAGCTGAATGAGTTGTAGTTCACTTTTTGGAAGACTTTAGTCCCGACACAGGCGCCCTATGGTGTGACGTTGGCGTTTTCCCAACACTCTACGGCATTCTTAAGACAGGAAGTCAAATTGTGGACAGAATTTTTGCGCATGTTTTTCAACGCTGTGCTAAAGAACGCCGCTGCATCACATTGTTTGTatacgtccattttcttagccacttatcctcacaagggtcagaggagtgctggagcctatcccagctgtcaacgggcaggaggcgggcggggtacaccctgaactggttgccagccaatcgtaggccacaaacacccgcactcacaatcacaattaggggaaatttggagtgtccaattaatattgcatggtttttttttttgtgatggggtgggggggggggggtggccgagtgcccggaggaaaccttcacagccacggggagaacatgcaaactaagATGGATGAAGACAACGCCTTCGTGCCACccaagtttatatatatatacacatgaaatatttgtatgactACCTTATCTTTCTATTTAATTTCCATCAAAATGAAGCATTATTCTCTGTGTAAAAAGGGATAATATTTGCTCTTGTAGTGGCTCTTATTACATTTTGTAAGACGCACTATTTAAATGACTGGCATgttttttgagatttttaaatgcattttaggGTTTTGACATTTATCTTTGATTTCCTAAATTTTTATTCAGTTATTGTTACTCTGCAAATCCTTTTGAATAAACGAGATAATGGATGTAAGTTTTTTTCTACGTATGAACTCAAATGCCCCAAAGAGTACAAAGAAGCCTCTTTTGAATCCAAAAATACAAGAGAGTGTAAAAACGGACTGCATGTGAATAACTGTTTAATCCATGCGTGGAATTTCGGGAAAATGCGAGACTCATCGAGCATTCTTCACCGTTTCATCGGACTTTcatggtgtttaaaaaaaaatagtttcaaaagCTTCTCACAAGCTGTCGGGCTCCTCATCTAAATTCTTCCCTACTTTTCTAAATGCAGCTAATCTGACGAGCTCCTCATAAGATCGGGCCCTTATGACACGACAGGAACAATGTGCGTTTGTATGATAAATGAAGTGACAACAGTGAGGAGGAACTGTGAAGGCCCACATCCGCATTTGTCATCTTGTGACTGCACACAACGTTGCGCACGCACACTGACGATGGACACGTTAGCAATCGCGGGCCATTGGAGAGGAACGCGGGGCTCCCGAACAAcgtgaaaatccacaaatatccAACATTTCCAAAGTCTTCTTGCCGACTCCCACTTTGAGGACACGTAGAGAT harbors:
- the LOC133510823 gene encoding regulator of G-protein signaling 13-like; this encodes MSILLDSPASERLQNMDTETKKRAPLSQASLKSRLHCRSFQGSSTRGICFEEVSQWSHSLEKLIASKYGTKVFQAFLKSEFSDENMEFWLVCEEYKKIRSSFGMKSKAKKIFQHYIQAEAPREINIDHKTRELIRRNVKTAGAWCFDDAQRIVYGLMERDSYPRFLRSDVYRAFLDSI